A DNA window from Bradyrhizobium barranii subsp. barranii contains the following coding sequences:
- a CDS encoding DUF4384 domain-containing protein yields the protein MSLHVGTTYARWLWPVQAVRGQTNAASVSLQILPSQTVNVGGKVSFGVTARKTGYLILVDVDAEGRMSQIFPTPELLAQSNERDINLVKPGVEFVVPAPAARQRGFEYVVAPPTGSAVMIAILSERRVQLLDLPDMPRKLEGQADALSYLSAWTSELRVPDNSSGKLATNNWSFDVKSYSIK from the coding sequence GTGTCGTTGCATGTCGGCACGACGTACGCACGTTGGCTTTGGCCTGTACAAGCGGTGCGCGGGCAGACCAATGCCGCGAGTGTGTCCCTTCAGATCCTGCCGAGCCAGACCGTCAACGTCGGCGGCAAGGTCTCGTTCGGCGTCACCGCCAGGAAGACTGGATATCTCATTTTGGTCGACGTCGACGCGGAAGGGCGGATGTCCCAGATCTTTCCGACCCCCGAGCTATTGGCGCAGTCGAACGAACGCGACATCAATCTCGTCAAGCCGGGTGTCGAATTTGTTGTTCCTGCCCCGGCGGCGCGACAGCGTGGTTTTGAATATGTCGTCGCACCGCCGACGGGGTCCGCAGTGATGATCGCCATCCTGAGCGAGCGACGCGTGCAATTGCTTGATTTGCCGGACATGCCCCGCAAGCTGGAAGGTCAGGCCGACGCATTGAGCTATCTATCGGCCTGGACCAGCGAGCTGCGCGTGCCGGACAACAGCAGCGGAAAGCTGGCGACGAACAATTGGTCGTTCGACGTCAAATCTTATTCCATCAAGTGA
- a CDS encoding alpha/beta hydrolase family protein, which yields MVACELEQKDANAFPGVTLFTKRQAPGMKPTAVYLPPKHPTSATKFDVVIWLHGFYVKNHEFLFHSDPARLREQVRDSGKDVVLIAPFLGYEYAVGDTFAGNYSVSDLATANWGERYIEEILGALARFLGLSSTSIPQLQIGKLIIACHSGGGNGMRNLVGSLGKYQGKLTACWGFDCLYGANARPDDATFWYQWLSGQSGRALEIVYGPSTLPQSVKLDLIGRGLATTDGNQTQPQRPALKNLSVSLGHHDLFPAFGQMVRVNDLDPAFVDRFMIPQVADQPRHKPAPQRGEFLQHAISNVRSAFPFPKDIHYMIARVASSAD from the coding sequence GTGGTTGCGTGTGAGCTTGAGCAAAAGGACGCCAACGCCTTTCCCGGGGTGACGCTCTTTACGAAGCGGCAGGCACCCGGCATGAAGCCGACGGCGGTTTATCTTCCGCCAAAGCACCCAACATCTGCCACCAAGTTCGACGTCGTGATCTGGCTTCACGGCTTCTATGTCAAAAACCATGAATTCCTCTTCCACAGCGATCCAGCGCGGCTGCGCGAACAGGTCCGGGATTCCGGCAAGGACGTAGTGCTTATCGCGCCGTTCCTGGGCTACGAATATGCCGTTGGCGACACCTTTGCCGGAAACTACAGCGTGTCTGACCTGGCAACCGCGAACTGGGGCGAACGCTATATCGAGGAGATCCTTGGAGCTCTTGCCAGGTTCCTGGGTCTCTCCTCGACGTCCATTCCTCAGCTCCAGATCGGCAAGCTCATCATCGCATGCCACTCCGGCGGCGGTAACGGCATGCGTAATCTCGTCGGGAGCCTCGGAAAGTATCAGGGCAAGCTGACGGCCTGTTGGGGATTTGACTGCCTCTACGGTGCCAATGCGCGGCCCGATGATGCGACCTTCTGGTACCAATGGTTGTCCGGACAGAGCGGCCGGGCGCTCGAGATCGTGTATGGTCCATCAACTCTGCCGCAATCGGTGAAGCTGGACCTGATCGGGCGTGGGCTGGCGACGACCGATGGCAATCAAACTCAGCCTCAGCGCCCTGCCCTTAAGAACCTCAGCGTAAGCTTGGGTCATCACGATCTATTCCCGGCATTTGGCCAGATGGTCAGGGTCAACGATCTTGACCCGGCTTTCGTGGATCGCTTCATGATACCGCAGGTCGCGGACCAGCCGCGGCATAAGCCAGCGCCGCAGCGCGGGGAATTCCTCCAGCACGCAATTTCCAACGTTCGCAGCGCTTTTCCCTTTCCAAAGGACATTCATTACATGATCGCCCGGGTGGCTTCTTCAGCCGACTGA